The following proteins are encoded in a genomic region of Sylvia atricapilla isolate bSylAtr1 chromosome 14, bSylAtr1.pri, whole genome shotgun sequence:
- the LOC136367709 gene encoding protocadherin gamma-B5-like, translating into MALRRRQRRGPGGGRALLGAVLLCVWWRAAAERVRYAIPEELGRGSLVGPLARDLGLSADELPARKLQVASGGKKQLKYFTVSEENGNLYVNERLDREEMCGQSVTCSVSFEVLVHNPLNVFHVEVAIEDVNDNSPTFSNAALELDIGEWTPTGARFPLEMAQDTDVGSNSLLTYHLTSNPSFSLVIKESPDGTNQPELVLERALDREQQGFFELELTAVDAGDPARSGTVKIRVNVTDANDNPPVFSQDRYRVRLREDAAPGSTVLNISASDADTGNNARITYGFGKMPAKVLQKFMMDAESGMITIKEALDFEDTSAYTLLVEARDGGGLMAQCKVVVEVLDVNDNPPEITILSLSSPVPEDAPVGSVVAVLNVNDPDSGENGQVSCELSGEAPLSIVASPGGSYKVVTASALDREQAAEHRVTVVARDRGRPALRSSAELVLEVSDVNDNAPVFEEAAYSAYVAENNAAGALVLRVQARDADAGANGRVSYWLAGGSAGAAGAAPLVSVEARSGALYAQRSLDYEQCREFAVAVRAQDGGAPARSSTATVRVFVLDRNDNAPRVLWPAAGAGAAVAPGEAAGAAAPPFEVVPRSAEAGYLVAKVVAVDADAGRNAWLSYELVQASEPALFRVGLHSGEVRTARAVSERDAAKQRVVAVVKDHGQPALSATATLHVVLAESLQEALPELSERAAGAEAPAAELQFYLVLALALLSALLVLSVALAVLARLRRAGPPAVLRCLGAQRFSVAGAAFPADFCEGTLPYSYNLCVAAPARAVPEAAWPPPPPVPVLSAEELLAGDSCEKQISSSGAVEGEPIADSGAPQVCKA; encoded by the coding sequence ATGGCGCTGAGGCGGCGGCAGAggcgcgggccgggcggcgggcgAGCGCTGCTGGGCGCGGTGCTGCTGTGCGTGTGGTGGCGGGCGGCGGCCGAGCGGGTCCGCTACGCCATCCccgaggagctgggcagaggctCGCTCGTGGGGCCGCTGGCGCGGGACCTGGGGCTCAGCGCGGACGAGCTGCCGGCGCGCAAGCTGCAGGTGGCGTCTGGCGGCAAGaagcagctgaaatatttcactgtgaGTGAGGAGAACGGGAACCTGTACGTGAACGAGAGGCTGGACCGGGAGGAGATGTGCGGCCAGTCGGTGACCTGCTCCGTCAGCTTCGAGGTGCTGGTTCACAATCCACTGAATGTTTTCCACGTCGAGGTGGCGATCGAGGACGTGAATGACAACTCCCCGACCTTCAGCAATGCTGCGCTAGAACTTGATATCGGGGAATGGACTCCCACAGGGGCTCGTTTTCCGCTGGAGATGGCCCAAGACACTGACGTGGGAAGTAACTCGCTGCTGACTTATCATCTCACCAGCAACCCATCTTTCTCTCTGGTCATTAAGGAGAGTCCTGACGGAACTAATCAACCGGAATTAGTTTTGGAGAGAGCGTTGGATAGGGAGCAGCAGGGTTTCTTTGAGCTGGAGCTGACGGCAGTGGATGCCGGGGATCCAGCTAGATCCGGAACTGTCAAGATTCGGGTCAATGTGACAGACGCCAATGACAACCCTCCCGTGTTCAGCCAGGACCGTTACCGTGTGAGATTGCGCGAGGACGCGGCCCCGGGGTCGACAGTGTTAAACATCTCCGCCTCCGACGCCGACACCGGCAACAATGCTCGCATCACTTACGGCTTCGGGAAAATGCCGGCTAAGGTTCTTCAGAAGTTCATGATGGACGCGGAGAGCGGAATGATCACGATCAAAGAGGCTTTAGACTTCGAGGACACGAGTGCCTACACATTATTGGTGGAGGCGAGGGACGGTGGCGGTCTGATGGCACAGTGCAAGGTGGTGGTGGAGGTGCTGGACGTGAACGACAACCCACCCGAGATCACCATTCTGTCACTGTCAAGTCCCGTGCCCGAGGACGCCCCGGTCGGCTCTGTGGTGGCCGTGCTGAACGTGAATGACCCAGACTCGGGCGAGAACGGTCAGGTGTCGTGCGAGCTGTCGGGAGAGGCGCCGCTGTCGATCGTGGCGTCGCCGGGCGGCTCGTACAAGGTGGTGACGGCGAGCGCGCTGGACCGCGAGCAGGCGGCCGAGCACCGCGTGACGGTGGTGGCCCGGGACCGGGGCAGGCCGGCGCTGCGGAGCAGCGcggagctggtgctggaggtgtcggacgtgaacgacaacgcgccggtgTTCGAGGAGGCGGCGTACAGCGCGTACGTGGCGGAGAACAACGCGGCGGGCGCGCTGGTGCTGCGCGTGCAGGCGCGGGACGCGGACGCGGGCGCCAACGGGCGCGTGAGCTACTGGCTggcgggcggcagcgcgggcgcggcgggcgcggcgccgcTGGTGTCGGTGGAGGCGCGGAGCGGCGCGCTGTACGCGCAGCGCTCCTTGGACTACGAGCAGTGCCGCGAGTTCGCGGTGGCGGTGCGGGCGCAGGACGGCGGCGCGCCGGCGCGCAGCTCCACGGCCACGGTGCGCGTCTTCGTGCTGGACCGCAACGACAACGCGCCGCGGGTGCTGtggccggcggcgggcgcgggggccGCCGTGGCGCCGGGAgaggcggcgggagcggcggcgcctCCTTTCGAGGTGGTGCCGCGTTCGGCCGAGGCCGGCTACCTGGTGGCCAAGGTGGTGGCGGTGGACGCGGACGCGGGGCGCAACGCGTGGCTGTCGTACGAGCTGGTGCAGGCGTCGGAGCCGGCGCTGTTCCGCGTGGGGCTGCACAGCGGCGAGGTGCGCACGGCGCGCGCCGTGTCCGAGCGGGACGCGGCCAAGCAGCGTGTGGTGGCCGTGGTGAAGGACCACGGGCAGCCGGCGCTGTCGGCCACGGCCACGCTGCACGTGGTGCTGGCCGAGAGCTTGCAGGAGGCGCTGCCGGAGCTGAGcgagcgggcggcgggcgccGAGGCGCCGGCGGCCGAGCTGCAGTTCTACCTGGTGCTGGCGCTGGCGCTGCTGTCGGCGCTCTTGGTGCTGAGCGTGGCGCTGGCCGTGCTGGCGCGGctgcgccgggccgggccgcccgCCGTGCTGCGCTGCCTGGGCGCGCAGCGCTTCTCGGTGGCCGGCGCCGCCTTCCCGGCCGACTTCTGCGAGGGCACCTTGCCCTACTCCTACAACCTGTGCGTGGCCGCGCCGGCCCGCGCCGTGCCCGAGGCCGCttggccgccgccgccgccggtgCCCGTCCTGTCGGCGGAGGAGCTTCTGGCCGGGGATTCCTGCGAGAAGCAGATCTCGAGCAGCGGCGCCGTTGAGGGAGAGCCGATTGCCGACAGCGGTGCACCTCAGGTCTGTAAAGCGTGA
- the LOC136367710 gene encoding protocadherin gamma-A2-like has product MRRQEIGAGRKATSRRRLSRVCSGAGRAAAGSARCLQCREEAAGAAVDREEREEARSATGSPARCGSARSAARSPSDRAARDRPRGAAPFCSRGPAAAQGAGAESIERQRESERRCCGAGGGAAEMCAARRRWGRRQRALLWAVLLAAWEAAWWQLRYSVPEEMPKGSFVGDVAKDLGLQLTALRDRGVRVLDKGRTQYFAVHGKTGHLVTAERIDREQLCERVQQCVLSCELIVEGEMKVYGIHVEITDINDNAPSFRVPEKELRVSEMTAPGSRFPLPDAHDPDLGRNSLQSYELSGDEHFSLAVQAGPGGDQRPELVLAKALDREEAAFHELVLRASDGGDPARTGTARIRVTVVDANDNAPVFSQAEYTVRVAEDVPVGSVLVTVTATDADEGLYGQVKYSIEKTTEKASQIFQLDSETGAITVLRSLDFEEGDSYELEVQAHDGGGLSDTAKVVVTVTDVNDNAPVLTVSSALSEISEDAAVGTVVALLHAQDRDSGGNGEVRCSIDEGIPFRLEKSFDDYYRVVTTRELDREQVPEYNVTVRAADGGSPALQSSAVLALRVLDVNDNAPVFAEERYSARLAENNAAGALVLTVRATDADWGQNARVRYRLSEGRVRGAPLSSYVSVQAETGALYALRSLDYEQVRELQLWVRAEDGGAPALSSNVSVRLQIVDENDNAPQVLYPPAAPAAGSGGAWSGVELAPRWSEPGALVAKVVAVDADAGQNAWLSYELAKATEPGLFRVGLHSGEVRTARFPLARDAARQSLVVVVKDHGRPALSATATLSVVLAESVAELLAELGSAAEAAAPGEAAGSLTRWLVLAVAAVSCLFVAFLLLLLALRLRRWRRRHLLPPDSGALRGVPVSHFVGIDGVRAFLQSYSHDVSLTADSRKSQLRFSAASCCDTLPARPLPDEPAPLLGEEDVAAALPADPAAPSPGPLERGHPAAAVARRRLRVSLLAAAERRWSRGRRSVLPPQAARSPGAGRSGSGPASRSSSGERRREAARGGERRREAALGGERRRPRRPERAGCAAAARALR; this is encoded by the exons ATGCGGAGGCAGGAGATCGGCGCCGGGCGAAAAGCGACGTCTCGGCGGCGCCTGTCCCGTGTgtgcagcggggccgggcgggcagcggcgggcaGCGCTCGGTGCCTGCAGTGCCGGGAGGAGGCTGCGGGCGCCGCTGTTGACCGAGAGGAGCGAGAGGAAGCTCGGAGCGCTACCGGCAGCCCCGCCCGCTGCGGATCGGCTCGCTCGGCTGCTCGCTCTCCGTCCGACCGTGCGGCCCGCGATCGTCCCCGCGGTGCCGCTCCATTCTGCAGCCGGGGCCCGGCGGCAGCGCAGGGCgcaggagctgagagcattGAGCGGCAGCGGGAGTCGGAGCGGCGGTGTTGCGGTGCCGGCGGTGGCGCGGCGGAGATGTGCGCGGCTCGGAGGCGCTGGGGCCGGCGGCAgcgagctctgctctgggccgTCCTGCTGGCGGCGTGGGAGGCGGCGTGGTGGCAGCTGCGCTACTCGGTGCCCGAGGAGATGCCCAAGGGCTCGTTCGTGGGCGACGTGGCCAAggacctggggctgcagctcacGGCGCTCCGAGATCGCGGCGTCCGTGTCTTGGACAAAGGTAGGACGCAGTATTTCGCTGTGCACGGGAAGACGGGACATTTAGTGACGGCGGAGAGGATtgacagagagcagctgtgtgagCGTGTGCAGCAATGCGTTCTGAGCTGTGAGCTCATAGTGGAGGGGGAAATGAAAGTTTACGGAATCCATGTGGAAATCACGGACATCAATGACAACGCGCCCAGCTTTCGAGTACCAGAGAAAGAATTGAGAGTGAGCGAGATGACAGCCCCGGGATCGCGCTTTCCCCTGCCAGACGCTCATGATCCGGACTTGGGCCGGAATTCCCTGCAGAGCTACGAGCTGAGCGGCGACGAGCACTTCTCGCTGGCCGTGCAGGCGGGCCCCGGCGGCGATCAGCGTCCCGAGCTGGTGCTGGCGAAGGCGCTGGACCGGGAGGAGGCGGCGTTTCACGAGCTGGTGCTGAGGGCGAGTGACGGCGGCGATCCGGCCCGGACGGGCACGGCTCGGATCCGAGTGACGGTGGTGGACGcgaacgacaacgcgccggtgTTCAGCCAGGCGGAGTACACGGTGCGTGTGGCCGAGGACGTGCCCGTGGGCTCCGTCCTCGTCACCGTCACGGCCACGGACGCCGACGAAGGCTTGTACGGACAGGTGAAATACTCGATTGAGAAAACGACAGAGAAAGCCTCGCAGATTTTCCAACTGGACAGTGAGACAGGAGCAATCACTGTCTTACGGAGCCTGGATTTCGAGGAAGGCGACTCCTACGAACTGGAGGTACAGGCTCATGATGGGGGAGGCCTTTCTGACACTGCCAAAGTTGTGGTTACAGTAACAGATGTGAATGACAACGCGCCCGTACTCACAGTGTCGTCGGCGCTGAGTGAGATCTCGGAGGACGCGGCTGTCGGGACTGTGGTCGCCCTGCTGCATGCACAAGACCGGGACTCCGGGGGGAACGGCGAGGTTCGGTGCTCGATCGACGAGGGCATCCCGTTCCGGCTGGAGAAGTCTTTCGACGACTACTATCGTGTGGTGACAACGAGAGAGCTGGACCGAGAGCAGGTGCCGGAGTACAACGTGACGGTGCGGGCGGCCGACGGCGGGTCGCCGGCGCTGCAGAGCAGCGCGGTGCTGGCGCTGCGGGTGCTggacgtgaacgacaacgcgccggtgTTCGCGGAGGAGCGCTACAGCGCGCGGCTGGCGGAGAACAACGCGGCGGGCGCGCTGGTGCTGACGGTGCGCGCCACGGACGCGGACTGGGGGCAGAACGCGCGCGTGCGCTACCGGCTGTCGGAGGGGCGGGTGCGGGGCGCGCCGCTGTCGTCGTACGTGTCGGTGCAGGCGGAGACGGGCGCGCTGTACGCGCTGCGCTCCTTGGACTACGAGCAGGTGCGcgagctgcagctgtgggtgcgTGCGGAGGACGGCGGCGCGCCGGCGCTGAGCAGCAACGTGTCGGTGCGGCTGCAGATCGTGGACgagaacgacaacgcgccgcAGGTGCTGTACCCGCCGGCGGCTCCCGCGGCGGGCTCGGGCGGCGCGTGGTCGGGCGTGGAGCTGGCGCCGCGCTGGTCGGAGCCCGGCGCGCTGGTGGCCAAGGTGGTGGCGGTGGACGCGGACGCGGGGCAGAACGCGTGGCTGTCCTACGAGCTGGCCAAGGCCACGGAGCCGGGGCTGTTCCGCGTGGGGCTGCACAGCGGCGAGGTGCGCACGGCGCGCTTCCCGCTGGCCCGCGACGCGGCGCGCCAGAgcctggtggtggtggtgaaggACCACGGGCGGCCGGCGCTGTCGGCCACGGCCACGCTGAGCGTGGTGCTGGCCGAGAGCGTGGCCGAGCTGCTGGCCGAGCTGGGCAGCgcggccgaggcggcggcgccgggcgagGCGGCCGGCAGCCTGACGCGCTGGCTGGTGCTGGCCGTGGCCGCCGTGTCGTGCCTCTTCGtggccttcctgctgctgctgctggcgctgcGCCTGCGCCGCTGGCGCCGCCGGCACCTGCTGCCGCCCGACAGCGGCGCCTTGCGCGGCGTGCCCGTCTCGCACTTCGTGGGCATCGACGGCGTACGCGCCTTCCTGCAGTCCTACTCGCACGACGTGTCGCTCACGGCCGACTCGCGCAAGAGCCAGCTGCGCTTCTCGGCCGCCAGCTGCTGCGACAccctcccggcccggccgctgCCCGACGAGCCCGCGCCGCTGCTCGGGGAGGAGGATGTGGCCGCCGCCCTCCCCGCGGATCCCGCCGCTCCCTCG CCGGGCCCCCTCGAGCGCGGCCATCCGGCAGCTGCAGTGGCGCGGCGGCGCCTCCGGGTGTCGCTGTTGGCCGCCGCCGAGCGGCGCtggagccgcggccgccgcagCGTCCTGCCCCCGCAGGCTGCTCGCTCGCCCGGCGCCGGCCGCAGCGGCAGCGGCCCcgccagcagaagcagcagcggCGAGAGGCGGCGAGAGGCGGCGAGAGGCGGCGAGAGGCGGCGAGAGGCGGCGCTtggcggggagcggcggcgtCCGAGGCGGCCCGAGCGGGCTGGCTGCGCTGCGGCGGCCCGTGCGCTGCGGTGA
- the LOC136367711 gene encoding LOW QUALITY PROTEIN: protocadherin gamma-B5-like (The sequence of the model RefSeq protein was modified relative to this genomic sequence to represent the inferred CDS: inserted 1 base in 1 codon) — MALRRRQRRGPGGGRALLGAVLLCVWWRAAAERVRYAIPEELGRGSLVGPLARDLGLSADELPARKLQVASAGKKQLKYFTVNEENGNLYVNERLDREEMCGESATCSVSFEALVHNPLNIFHVEVAIADVNDNTPRFLQNKFQLQINELTSPGARFHLGMAEDPDVGSNSLKGYKLEANGYFTVEVKESQDSKKFAELVLRHSLDRESEPNLRLLLTAMDGGDPPRTGTAQLWINVTDANDNPPVFAQDRYRVSLREDTPPGSIVLNVSASDADAGTNAHITYAFGKMPVKELQKFVVDAEKGTITLQEALDFEDTRTFILAVEATDGGGLVAHCKVDVEVVDVNDNPPEITVLSLXKPVPEDAPAGTVVALLNVNDPDSGENGQVSCELSGEAPLSIVASPGGSYKVVTASALDREQAAEHRVTVVARDRGRPALRSSAELVLEVSDVNDNAPVFEEAAYSAYVAENNAAGALVLRVQARDADAGANGRVSYWLAGGSAGAAGAAPLVSVEARSGALYAQRSLDYEQCREFAVAVRAQDGGAPARSSTATVRVFVLDRNDNAPRVLWPAAGAGAAVAPGEAAGAAAPPFEVVPRSAEAGYLVAKVVAVDADAGRNAWLSYELVQASEPALFRVGLHSGEVRTARAVSERDAAKQRVVAVVKDHGQPALSATATLHVVLAESLQEALPELSERAAGAEAPAAELQFYLVLALALLSALLVLSVALAVLARLRRAGPPAVLRCLGAQRFSVAGAAFPADFCEGTLPYSYNLCVAAPARAVPEAAWPPPPPVPVLSAEELLAGDSCEKQIASSGAVEGEPIADTGAPQVCKA; from the exons ATGGCGCTGAGGCGGCGGCAGAggcgcgggccgggcggcgggcgAGCGCTGCTGGGCGCGGTGCTGCTGTGCGTGTGGTGGCGGGCGGCGGCCGAGCGGGTCCGCTACGCCATCCccgaggagctgggcagaggctCGCTCGTGGGGCCGCTGGCGCGGGACCTGGGGCTCAGCGCGGACGAGCTGCCGGCGCGCAAGCTGCAGGTGGCGTCTGCCGGCAAGaagcagctgaaatatttcactgtgaaTGAGGAGAACGGGAACCTGTACGTGAACGAGAGGCTGGACCGGGAGGAGATGTGCGGCGAGTCGGCGACCTGCTCCGTCAGCTTCGAGGCTTTGGTGCACAACCCGCTGAACATTTTCCATGTCGAGGTGGCGATCGCGGACGTGAATGACAACACACCGCGgtttctgcaaaacaaatttcagcTGCAGATCAACGAGTTGACTTCTCCCGGCGCCCGTTTTCACTTGGGCATGGCAGAGGATCCGGACGTGGGCAGTAACTCGCTGAAGGGATATAAGCTGGAGGCCAACGGATACTTCACAGTGGAGGTGAAGGAGAGCCAAGACAGCAAAAAATTCGCGGAGCTGGTGCTGCGCCACTCGCTGGACCGGGAGAGCGAGCCGAACCTGCGGCTGCTGCTGACTGCAATGGACGGCGGTGACCCGCCCCGGACTGGCACCGCCCAGCTCTGGATCAACGTCACCGACGCCAATGACAACCCACCCGTGTTCGCGCAGGACCGGTACCGAGTCAGCCTGCGCGAGGACACGCCTCCCGGGTCGATAGTGCTGAACGTCTCTGCCTCTGATGCTGATGCCGGAACCAACGCCCACATCACCTACGCCTTCGGAAAAATGCCTGTTAAGGAGCTTCAGAAGTTCGTGGTGGATGCCGAGAAAGGAACGATCACGCTACAGGAAGCACTGGATTTCGAGGATACGCGCACATTCATCCTGGCTGTGGAGGCGACGGACGGCGGGGGTCTAGTGGCGCACTGCAAGGTGGATGTGGAGGTGGTGGACGTGAATGACAATCCTCCTGAGATAACAGTTCTGTCCC TCAAGCCAGTGCCTGAGGATGCGCCGGCCGGCACTGTGGTGGCTCTCCTGAACGTGAACGACCCAGACTCGGGCGAGAACGGTCAGGTGTCGTGCGAGCTGTCGGGAGAGGCGCCGCTGTCGATCGTGGCGTCGCCGGGCGGCTCGTACAAGGTGGTGACGGCGAGCGCGCTGGACCGCGAGCAGGCGGCCGAGCACCGCGTGACGGTGGTGGCCCGGGACCGGGGCAGGCCGGCGCTGCGGAGCAGCGcggagctggtgctggaggtgtcggacgtgaacgacaacgcgccggtgTTCGAGGAGGCGGCGTACAGCGCGTACGTGGCGGAGAACAACGCGGCGGGCGCGCTGGTGCTGCGCGTGCAGGCGCGGGACGCGGACGCGGGCGCCAACGGGCGCGTGAGCTACTGGCTggcgggcggcagcgcgggcgcggcgggcgcggcgccgcTGGTGTCGGTGGAGGCGCGGAGCGGCGCGCTGTACGCGCAGCGCTCCTTGGACTACGAGCAGTGCCGCGAGTTCGCGGTGGCGGTGCGGGCGCAGGACGGCGGCGCGCCGGCGCGCAGCTCCACGGCCACGGTGCGCGTCTTCGTGCTGGACCGCAACGACAACGCGCCGCGGGTGCTGtggccggcggcgggcgcgggggccGCCGTGGCGCCGGGAgaggcggcgggagcggcggcgcctCCTTTCGAGGTGGTGCCGCGTTCGGCCGAGGCCGGCTACCTGGTGGCCAAGGTGGTGGCGGTGGACGCGGACGCGGGGCGCAACGCGTGGCTGTCGTACGAGCTGGTGCAGGCGTCGGAGCCGGCGCTGTTCCGCGTGGGGCTGCACAGCGGCGAGGTGCGCACGGCGCGCGCCGTGTCCGAGCGGGACGCGGCCAAGCAGCGTGTGGTGGCCGTGGTGAAGGACCACGGGCAGCCGGCGCTGTCGGCCACGGCCACGCTGCACGTGGTGCTGGCCGAGAGCTTGCAGGAGGCGCTGCCGGAGCTGAGcgagcgggcggcgggcgccGAGGCGCCGGCGGCCGAGCTGCAGTTCTACCTGGTGCTGGCGCTGGCGCTGCTGTCGGCGCTCTTGGTGCTGAGCGTGGCGCTGGCCGTGCTGGCGCGGctgcgccgggccgggccgcccgCCGTGCTGCGCTGCCTGGGCGCGCAGCGCTTCTCGGTGGCCGGCGCCGCCTTCCCGGCCGACTTCTGCGAGGGCACCTTGCCCTACTCCTACAACCTGTGCGTGGCCGCGCCGGCCCGCGCCGTGCCCGAGGCCGCttggccgccgccgccgccggtgCCCGTCCTGTCGGCGGAGGAGCTTCTGGCCGGGGATTCCTGCGAGAAGCAGATCGCGAGCAGCGGCGCCGTTGAGGGAGAGCCGATTGCGGACACCGGTGCACCTCAGGTCTGTAAAGCGTGa